TACTGGTGAGAGGATTTTGGCGCAGCTCGCGTGCAATGTGATATCCGTACTCACTGAGCCCCTGCCGACTAGGTGGAAATGTACTGATCAGGCAAATTTTCATCAGGATCCCAACTTCAAGAACGCGTTGACCGAAAGTCTTCCAAGAAGTGAAAAGTAATCGAGCGCCACTTTCATGCTGGCTTTGCTTTTACCCGCGTAACGCAGGCCGAAGCGGAACGGAACCTCTGCCGCCGAACGCACACGGCCGCGGACCAGGATTTCCAGCAGAATCTTGAAGCCTTCAGGTTGCAAGGGAATACCCGCAACTGAATTCCGCCGAACCACGAAAAATCCGGAAAGCGGGTCCTTTACGCGAACAGTTCGCTTCAACAGAGGAACCGTCACCCACGTCCCCAAGGTAGAAACCAAACGCCGCAGCGGATTCCAACCGGCCACGCTGTTACTGTCTTCCTGGGCATAGCGGCTGCCGATTGCAATGTCGTTGCCTTCTTCAATGGCTGCGACTAGCTTGGGCAAGAGCTCGGGAGGGTGTTGCAAATCCGCGTCCATAACTCCTAGAAGGTCCGCATCCGTGTTCTGCCAGCCATAAATGACCGCGCCTGCCAAACCACGCTGTCCGCGGCGCACGAGTAACTTCACTCGGTGGTTACCGCGGGCGTAGTTTTGTACGACCTCTCCCGTGCCGTCGCGGCTGTCGTCGTCCACAACAATGATTTCGTAATCTATCCCCAGTGGATCAAGGCTGGCCTGCGCTCGCTGGAGAAGCACCTCGACGTTGCCCGCTTCGTTTAATGTGGGGATTACAAGCCCCAGTTTTTGCATTGAGTTCATTGCGAATCCTGCAGAGTTGCTTCGTCTGCATACTTAGGATGGAAGCCAGAGCAGCAGTGTTGGCTGAGCTGCGGCACAAAAAATAATTGGACAATTCCGCCCATATACGAGTTGAAAATGGTGTGGGAATGGTCGTCAGACCACGATTCTGCATCCAGAGTTGCTGGATTCTGTTTCTTGTAGAAGCGGCCCTGTGCGGAGTTACGCGGGAATTCGAGCCGCCACCGGAAGGTGGCGCTCCTCGGCGATGGGCGGAACCAACGTTCTGCGGGCAACAGTCCAAACTGCTGCTTTGGCTTGGGGCAGGGGCTGGGGAGCAATGATGGTCATGCCCAGCAGGGCTGCCATATCCAGATAAGTTCTGCGACAACGCTCCGCGAACTGAACCGGGTACTCTGGTTTCCGAAGGCAAGCCGCCGCAGGATCAGCGTCCAAAACCATCGCCAAGTCAGGCCGGGGCGCTAACCAGGCCAAGAAACGGATGTAGGCCCGAGCGATAGGGTTCCCCAGGGGAAGATTCGCGAGCTCATCATGCAAATAGCGGTCGAAGATAATTACGTCTACCCGCATTCTCAGCGCTCGTTTAACCGTCAGACGCAAATGAATGGCATCGAGCAGATAAAAGGCTGAACGAACCAGGGAGAGATACCAGGCGCGCACGTTTTTATCGCGGCGCGCAACGGGACGCCCAGGTGCGCCGATGCCTTTCTCACTCTTAAAGACTTTGTGGGTAACTCCTTCACGAATGCTCTTGAGAACGACCACGTCATCCCAAAAGGCGAGTCGGTAACTTTGCCGCCCGGAACGGGCGAGTTCGGATTCCAGGTGCTCGATCTGGGTACTTTTCCCAGCGCCATCAATGCCGGAAAAACTGATCAGCACAGGGGAGCGTTGCCGTGAATCGCGGGTCTCCATCAGCTTTTGTCCCATTACCTCGCGCCCGGCGGCTTGGAGGGACTTCCTTTGGATAAGGCGACCACCGTACCGATTGCCACTCCTGCCCCGGCGATAGCACCCAACTTTATGAGGAACGAACGAACCTGGCGCTGTTTGGCGGGAGCGATCGCCATTCCGGCCGGCTTGGATGCTGCTCCACCAGAAGTTTGCGCGGCTTGAGCAGCGGCGGTGCCGGCTGGCTCTTGCGGCTTCGATTGCTGCGCTGGATTTTGATCGTTGTTGGGAGTCTGGCCGTTCTGGGGCTGAACAGGCTTGGGTTCAGTACCATTGGGCTGAGCATTGCCCTGATCTCCACTACTTTGGCCAACCGCGCTCGGTTGATTGGCTGGGGAAGAGCTTGGGGCATCAGGCAAAGGCGCAGGTGGCGCTTCCGCCCGCGGCGCCGGTGGCACCTGTGCTTGCGTACCTTCTGCTTGAGCCGGGCTGGCTTGCGGGGCTTCCGTCTGACCAACCGCACAGACCAACTCTCCACTCGCCAGGATCAAACTCAAACCCAAGCTGACCGCTCGCAACGTCCACCTACTCTGAATTCTCATAGAAGTCCTTACCTTCCTGCGAAGGACGTGCTTACGCTGCCAGCTCATTGACACTGGGAGTCGGCGCAACCACCTTCCAATCTGGGTAGTTCCGCAGGGCGTTTGGCAAGAAGCCGCTGAAGCTGCGTACTGCGTCGGCGGCGTTGTCATACACCTCGAATAGGCGATCAGTGCGTGTAAGTTCGAGCACTACTGCCGCCTGGGGCGAGAGCGCGGCAAGCTTCAAATCGCCGTCGCGCTTCATGGCTTCACGCATGCACTGCAACAAAAGTTCGACGCCTGCAGCATCCATCAGACGCACGGCGGAAAAGTCGAACACGATCTGTGGCCGATCCGATTTGACGAAAGGTTGAACTTCCCGCAGAAACTCCTGAGCATGCTTCAGGTTCAGCCGTTCCGGCATACGTTTCACAATTACAGGCCTACTGGTCCCCATATCTCCTCACGGCTGCCAGGTTGGCAGAAAAATCTTCACCTCCGGCGCACTGCGTAGTTGCTTGCAAGGCGGAGGAGTCGAGAGCGGGTGATAAGACCCGCACGGTTTGGTTGGAAGGCTGTTGGCGCGGCGCGGACGACAGCAACCCTCGAAGGAACTGCAATGGCAGGTAGGTCGCGAGTACGGCCGCACTTTCGATCGTACGCCACGGTGCGGAGGCGGTGAGAGCATCCACCAACCTGGGATCCGAAATTTCCACTTGTGCGTGCCGGTGTAGATGCACGATTTGCCGGAAGCCCACTACCATGTGGCAGAAGTCGAGACCGGAACCCAGATACGTGTAGGGCATAATGCTCGCATCTTCAACCACCGTTCCGCAGTCCACTTCAGCGTGATGTTCCACTGCGGTCGCGCGGGTGAGGACTGCGGCGGCACGAATCTTTGCCCCAGGTCCTACGTAGCAGGGAGCGATCAAGCGCGCGCGCCGGTGAACATGCGCATGCTCTCCCAGCCAAATCCCTGGGCGAATTTCTTTGCCCGCGGGTTGCAGCGCGCAACGCTTCAGGAGCCCATCTTGGGCAAGCCGACGGAGGTCCTGAGGCGTTTCAAGAGGATTCATATAGCCTTGCATCAGGTAAGCAGCCGCCGGCGATCTGAACTTGGTCAAACGGCTACGAAACAGGCACGCGGCATCATTTCGCCGATCGGAGTTAATGACTACTGCCTCAACCGTCTGGCGATCGTTGAACACCTGGGTGACGTGCTGCCTTTGGGAGACGTGGAACTGCAGCAGATCGGCGGGGTCAAATTCGGCATAAGCTCCGAGTCGGATAACGATTACGTTGTCTGCGCCTTCAGCGGCGTAGTCAGTGAAGACATCCTCGGCAGCAGCCCACGGATCAGCCGCGGCAGCCCACTTAGCGTCAGGTGCTTCGGCTTCACGGACCACGGGAGAGCCTTGCAAACGCTCTTCAAACAAAACGGAGATGGCTGAAATCCCTGCCCCGCGCAGACGATCTACCACTCGCTGCACCACCGACGCGCCAAGCACATCCATCAAGGCGATGGGCAATCCCACAAATTCTTCGGGGGAGGTTGGTATGGAGTACCCGTCGGCGGCGTGGGTGTTGGAGCTATGGCCATTGGAGCCATGGCCATTAGACCCATGTCCGTTAGACCCATGGCCATTAGAGGAGTGGCCGTTTGCGCCGTGGGCAGAACGCGCCGGGGGAGCACCGATGACGATTATGGCAGCTACATCCACGCCAGCCACCTCGCGCCCGGGAACTCCCGCTCATTTTTTACATTGAAATTGATAGGGCCCAAAATCACAAAAGACGCTCCCAACAACCAGTAAGTAGCACATCGAAAAGGTTCGAAGAACGGGCCGAGTTACCGGGGAACTTCACCGCTGAACTCGCAGGCGACAGACCGCTCCTCCTATCATCTAGAACCTGCTCGCTATCAGCAGCTATTAAACAGATGCCTGGGTGGTTACTCACGTTGTCCTTCAGCAGTACACAAAATACACAGTTGATTTTGGGCGGAATTGGTCACTGAATTGCCGGTGTCTCCGTCGGTAGCTGGAGCAAGCGGTCCATGTCAGACTCGGGATCGTGAGCCAGGTGTCGCGCCTTATTCCGGGCATATCGCCATAAATTCCGCAAATTCGTCTTGTACCAGCAGCACTCATGCATGCGGGGAGAGAGGCCGCAGATAAATCGCAAGCGGGAACGCAGAAATTCCGGCGAAATCTGCATGGCGGCAGCTACCCGATGATTGCCCTCAATAATGGTGAACGGCCGGCTTTCAGCCTCAGCGATCAACAAAACTGAAGTGGCTGGCGAGTTTTGCCGCCGCAAAGCGCTGATGACTTCTTCCATCTTGGCATTGAACTGGCTGCCCCTGGCTTTGCTCCTGGCGGTACGAATTCGCTCTATCATGTCGGTAATATAAAAACTTCCGTTGGAGAACTTGCGCCACATGGCCCGCGGAAAGAAACGCATGCGGGCGATTTCTTCCGGACCTAATTCCACTTCCCACCACTGAGTGTCGCCTGGCAGTTCGCGCCACATGCCCCCGCGACGGCGAAAGAGAAGAGCGCGGCGCAGCCGGTTCTGCTGGGGATTGCTCAGGTCGGGAGTTTCCACCACTGGAGTAAATTTCTGACGATCAGCGTCGAATTCGCGGTGGTGAAATTCATTGCGCAAGAATTCGGAGATCACTTCGTCCTCGGTCATTGCGCGCAGCTTGCGCATGGTGACGCGCGCCGGCACTATGAGTGGTTCCGGACGTACTCGTGCTGGGCTGCGCAGGAAAGGCAACGTAACCGTAACCAGCAGTACCGCCAGCATCACCAATTGCACCAATACAACTTGTTGAAGGGTATTGTGAAAAGCGAGAATGCCAAGAACGATGGCGGCGCTGAACGCCAACTGAATCCAAGCGCTGTTAGCCAGCTTGCGCGACATTTCGTAAGTGATCAGGACAACACAGAGTGAATAAACCCCGGTTGCCACCGCATAGAGAACCAACAAAGATGAGTAGAAGGCCAAGTCTCGATGCAGGAAGTCGGCGCCGAACACCGCGCGCCAAACCAGATTTGGAAAAAACGACAACAGCAATGCGAAGCTGCCGGTAATGAAAAGAACGATAGCCAGAGGAGCCGCCAGTATGCCTCGATCGTTCTGCTTGGCGGGGGTGGCGCCCGCCGAGATAGGAAACATCGCACTCACCACCGACCATGACGACATGTAAACCACGCGACCGACAAGGGCGGCCGCGGCATACAGGCCGGCTTGCTCGGGAGAGAAGAAATGTTTCACCAGAACAATGTCTATATTGTTGATGATCACCTGACCCACAAAGAAGACGATGGCCTGCATGACCTCGCGGAAGGAAGCCGGTATGCCGGGTTGGGGAGAGGCTTCCAGTTCGTGACCGGGGTGGGAAAATACGTAAGCGATGATCACCGAGGCTGATACCGCCGCAATGGCGCCGATCACGCCCGTTCCCATCCGGATGAGAACCAGAGCGCCCCCCAGCTTGACCACGCCTTCGAGAACAAAATTGAGTGCCAGCTTGCGGAAGGCATATGTGCCCTGCATTCCGCCCCGTCGCACCCCTAAAGGAATGTAGAAGGCGATCCCAACCGCCAGCAGGATGACCAGAATAGGAGAGCTAAGGTTCAGATAAACGGCTAATGGGCGGCTAGCCAAAATGAGCAATAAAGCAATCGTCGCTCCGAAGTACCAAGCGCGCCGGCGCAATGCCAAGTACACGGCAGCCTTGGCGCCGGGTGAGTCGTTGCGGGCTACAAACTTGGCGCATACCAACTGAAGCGTCAAAGTAATAGCTGAGAGCAGCATCAGCAGCGTGTATATGGCTGCCACTTCGCCGAATGCGATTGGGCCCAGAAGGTGGGCAATGCCCACGTTATAGATCAGGTTCAAGAGCGCGACCATCCCGGACCCGACCAGCATGGTGAGACTTCCAGTCACGATGCGCTTTTGGGTCGCAGTGGGGTTCAGTTTCAACGCTGATCCGAACCGGTCGGCAATGGAAGTGAGTTGGGACATTGAGTGAACTGTCGGGAGATGCGCCTAAACGATCAAAAGAGCGAGAGGCGAATCACTGGAACAATGCTGGTTGCGCTGCCACGGCCAGTAAAACCATAAAAGGTCTGCTGTTGTACACCCACCGAGAACCGCAAAGGATAGGCGACCGGCACCTCGCCATCCACCGCGCTCAGCGTGTGTTGCACGGGCTTTACATATGAGACGAGAAATTCGCCTTGCACGTTGTCATAGAGGTGAAATCCCGCGCCACGCGAAAGTGCAACTGCTCCCAAGACAGACCAGCGAGTATTGGGCCGGTACTCGAAGCGTCCCCAGGGCCGCAAAGCCTGAGCAATTGCGAATCTATTGTCCTGCACGCGCCATGCACGTAAGTAGTCAGCCAACACGCTGGCGGTGAATCTCTCGCCGAATTTTCTCCGAAGACCAATGCCGGCACTGGTCTGGTAGTACTCACGCACCAGGGGCGGAAACTGTATGTCACGGACGGAGTATTCGGTAATAAGTGCTGTCTTTCCCCAGGGGCGGCCCACGGTGAATTGGAGAGTCGCAGTTTTGTCGCTCGAGCGTAGGGGGAGAGGGGAACGTGTGTAGGGACCAGCTTCACGCATTAAGTTGGCCCGTATCGAAACCCAGTTGAAGAAGGAAGACGTAGAGAGATACAGGTATTGCCGGAACAAATTCTGGTTCATTGAGGTCGGAGCGCTGGTATCTCGCCGCAGAGTGAACTGCAGTCCTGGGTTGAAGACAATTTTGTTTGATCCGAGACGGAGCACAGGGTTTATCCCGCTATTGAAAGAGGTATCGAACGTGTTGCGATGCTGGATCAATAGTGTGCTCGGGATTGAGACGGTTCCGTTCGCATTGCGCTCTTCCACGAAGCCGGTAATGGTAGGAAAGTTGCCGATATGGATCTTGTAGTCGGCGTCGGCCTTGGTTTCCCAGGAATGCCGCGGGGGTGGAAGGAGCGCGGGA
The Terriglobales bacterium DNA segment above includes these coding regions:
- a CDS encoding STAS domain-containing protein — translated: MGTSRPVIVKRMPERLNLKHAQEFLREVQPFVKSDRPQIVFDFSAVRLMDAAGVELLLQCMREAMKRDGDLKLAALSPQAAVVLELTRTDRLFEVYDNAADAVRSFSGFLPNALRNYPDWKVVAPTPSVNELAA
- a CDS encoding oligosaccharide flippase family protein; the protein is MSQLTSIADRFGSALKLNPTATQKRIVTGSLTMLVGSGMVALLNLIYNVGIAHLLGPIAFGEVAAIYTLLMLLSAITLTLQLVCAKFVARNDSPGAKAAVYLALRRRAWYFGATIALLLILASRPLAVYLNLSSPILVILLAVGIAFYIPLGVRRGGMQGTYAFRKLALNFVLEGVVKLGGALVLIRMGTGVIGAIAAVSASVIIAYVFSHPGHELEASPQPGIPASFREVMQAIVFFVGQVIINNIDIVLVKHFFSPEQAGLYAAAALVGRVVYMSSWSVVSAMFPISAGATPAKQNDRGILAAPLAIVLFITGSFALLLSFFPNLVWRAVFGADFLHRDLAFYSSLLVLYAVATGVYSLCVVLITYEMSRKLANSAWIQLAFSAAIVLGILAFHNTLQQVVLVQLVMLAVLLVTVTLPFLRSPARVRPEPLIVPARVTMRKLRAMTEDEVISEFLRNEFHHREFDADRQKFTPVVETPDLSNPQQNRLRRALLFRRRGGMWRELPGDTQWWEVELGPEEIARMRFFPRAMWRKFSNGSFYITDMIERIRTARSKARGSQFNAKMEEVISALRRQNSPATSVLLIAEAESRPFTIIEGNHRVAAAMQISPEFLRSRLRFICGLSPRMHECCWYKTNLRNLWRYARNKARHLAHDPESDMDRLLQLPTETPAIQ
- a CDS encoding thymidylate kinase: MGQKLMETRDSRQRSPVLISFSGIDGAGKSTQIEHLESELARSGRQSYRLAFWDDVVVLKSIREGVTHKVFKSEKGIGAPGRPVARRDKNVRAWYLSLVRSAFYLLDAIHLRLTVKRALRMRVDVIIFDRYLHDELANLPLGNPIARAYIRFLAWLAPRPDLAMVLDADPAAACLRKPEYPVQFAERCRRTYLDMAALLGMTIIAPQPLPQAKAAVWTVARRTLVPPIAEERHLPVAARIPA
- a CDS encoding polyprenol monophosphomannose synthase gives rise to the protein MNSMQKLGLVIPTLNEAGNVEVLLQRAQASLDPLGIDYEIIVVDDDSRDGTGEVVQNYARGNHRVKLLVRRGQRGLAGAVIYGWQNTDADLLGVMDADLQHPPELLPKLVAAIEEGNDIAIGSRYAQEDSNSVAGWNPLRRLVSTLGTWVTVPLLKRTVRVKDPLSGFFVVRRNSVAGIPLQPEGFKILLEILVRGRVRSAAEVPFRFGLRYAGKSKASMKVALDYFSLLGRLSVNAFLKLGS